Within Apteryx mantelli isolate bAptMan1 chromosome 10, bAptMan1.hap1, whole genome shotgun sequence, the genomic segment TATGTGGCGTGGCCGGCATTCAGTCTTCTCAGAATCACGTTCAGCACCCAGCTGCCGCTCCCGTTGCACTACCCCACTGCTCCCATTCGGGAGGCACCGGCTCGTCGCTGGCCTATCGCACCCAGATGGACGCCTCTTCACCCATGCTGATGTCTTCCAGTCCGCAGACCCCCCAGACACAGGAGCAAAACGGGATCTTAGACTGGCTCAGGAAACTGCGGTTGCACAAATACTATCCCGTCTTCAAGCAGCTCACGATGGAGAAGGTAGGGTAGAAGACTGAATAAGCAAAGGGAGCTGGCTTTTAAATCATCTGTATGTCTGTACCGCGTAGAGAGGCTGCAGACATCCGCGTTTGGAATTGCAGAAGTTACTCGCGGATACTGTAAAGATTTGCACTGTCTTGGAGCAATAGTATTTTGATGAAAACTTCCTTCCCGTTTTTGATCTGTGCTATGCCCAGGGCCTGGGCTGGTAGTTGCTACTTGTTTCAGGGTTCTTTATTGGATGCTTGAACATCCAACTTGAATGCTGATTTATGAGCTCTGCTTTGGCTCCCTGTTCATATCTTTGATGTGCAGTAGATAACTAAaatttgttgcttttttgttgctgcttcttgattgatttttcttcccaaaATATTTAGTTAtcctaatatttttaaaaatagattcacAAAGACTTCTGTCATGAGCATTAGCGTGTGCATGTACCTGCGAGTGAAtgtgagatttttgttttctatgaAAATTCATGTGGAAAAATGGTCGTTTATTTATTTGCTTGGCCAGAGTCATGAGTGTTATTGATGTGTGCTGGATTTTAACTAAATAGATGGAAATACTTTGTACAGTATTTATCCAGCTCCATCTGTAACAGCTGGGAAGTAAAATTCACGTCTTCTCCTTACTGTATTTTAGCCTTGAACGCCCTCCAGTGGACAAAGTGCTTAGGTTAAGTCAGCGCTAAATTGGGATAGCTTTGTGATGATTATAGTACATTCTATTTATTTAAGGATAATGTGTTACCAGCGCCTTCTATTTTGATTTCCTTCACTCAGTGAGGGAAAATAGAGagagtatttttctttaatgagctAGCAAAACTGCGCATATTTTAGTGTGCTGgcttttttccacaaaaaaaatctatgcatGGATCAGTATGCATATTTTGCTGaccttttatattttcatttcattatgttttcatttatatTATAAATGGATATATTTTATTGTCATatcattatattttatattttattataaaatttaaTTTCATTGTATGTTTTCAAAAAAACTGATGGTATGACCACACATTGATTTCTGTGTTAAATGTCATAACTGGGAAAactacaggatttttttcttaacagaacCAGATTCTTAAACTCATTTACAGTGTGAAGTAGTATTTTAATATGCACATGGATTACTTTGTAATAAACACCTTGTGTTTATTGCAAATTGTTAATATATGCAAATACCTGATTAAATTTGATCTACAGATGTTCTTTCTTTCATCCAAGTTTCCCTCTCTTTTATTCTACACCGAGTCTATAATTTAAAATTGTAGCAGAATTTCTTTGAATTAACATGTgttaaaaaaaggctttaaaggTGCATTTCTGAATAGATATTtactaaaaatgtaaataaaaatatttcatggcGGTAAAActaaatacatactttttttttattaaaagtttcTGAGTCTTACTGAGGAAGATCTGAATAAGTTTGAATCCCTCACCATGGGAGCAAAGAAGAAACTCAAGACCCAACTGGAGTTGGAGaagtaagtggaaaaaaaacttgtttgcttTAAATTCTTAAGCTATGATTTCTAATCCAGGTATTACAATGGTCTTTGCTTTTCACACAATAAACCTACCAGGATTCCCACCTGTAAATCTGGATAATACTTATCTTCCTTACTGTGCTGCTGGGTTGGTTGCTTTGAAAAGCTCCTGAAACAGTGTCTTACCAGATAATATTTATCACTTACTGTTTTACTGTTGGCTGTTCAAGGCTTTGATAAGATAACCAAATGTAAAGAATTTGTGAACTCGGTTTTAAAAGGACATGAATAACTCAGTCATAACATAGATACAAGTCTTTGTCGTGTTGACAACTCTTCTGACTGGGAGGACGTTTCTGAAATAATTTACAAAAGATATGCACGGTAATAGTGCTGCTGCCACGATGGTACATGCAAAGCCATGTTTGTAGGAGGGCGATACGGTATCTTTTTATTGGGCAGCCAATATTACTGAAAAAACCAGACAAGCTTACTGGGTACCTAAACCTGTCCTCAGAACTTCTGGGTTTTGTGTTCTTAGTAGTTTCTGACATAATAAAGTGTCCCTGTCTAGATTTTGGACTTACCACCTACCTGAGATTCATGGGGTGGGAGGGAATCAGAAAGGTGGGTCAGAGTTGCCAgatgacacacacagaaaaactCCGGATGCCCAGCAGGACATTTTCTTCACAAGGCCTGACAATGTCCTGGCTCCTAGGCAGTGTAGACGGAGCTCAGCTACTTTCAGAGCTTCCTTGGTGCCCTGCTGTGGCCTGCAGCATCCATGGCAGCTGCAGCCACTCGGCCTCCACTGACTGCCAGAGCTCGGCCGAGGACTGCCACATCATGCATCCAGAATCTGGATTTCTAACATTTTATTGGGACAAATCACTGAAAATCAGGGCTGGTAGAGTTTTATTAGAAAAGCAGGTAACCCTAGCTTCAGGAAGAACACAGTTTGATAGGGTGAAGATGATATAAAGAGAATCAATGCTCTGTGCAATGCTGATAGCCTTTTGGGGCAACTGATGCAACAGATTGTGCGTATATATCTCTGCATAGACGGAAACGTTTATTCTGAAACTGTTGCAGTTacttaaaaagcaattaaaaaatccAAATCCATGCCCGTTTATCAAAACTCCTTGACAGCATTTTTTGTCAGTCTTAGGTTTTCCAGACTGGGTTTGCTAAAATAGAAATTTTGCATTGCATTTGGCTTCTCTTTGTTTTTGGTATGCATGGCTAGGTTTTGAGACATGCTTACATAATGTGTGATACAATTTAGTCGTCTTTTTGTGATGTTCTATCTTGTACAAACGAGATGACAATAATCAGATGACAAAAAGACCAGTGAAACTGCTGGCAAGAAGCTATGGCCAAGATTGATATAATTTCCAAATGTTTCCGTTTGAAATTAGCATAACTTTTAATGGACTGTTCAGTGGACTTAGTCTGCTTCAGTTTCGTTCAAAAATTGATTTATCTGTTGATGTGCTTTAgccaatttttgtttctttacaatGTTTCTCCACCACTTTCTAGAGAAAAATCGGAGAAACGGTGCCTAAACCCCACAACACCTTCTTCAGTTACCAGCAGCGGCGTGGCAAGGGTTCCCCCTACTACGCATGTAGGGCCTATCCAAAGCATTCGTGGCAACCATGCTGCAGGTAAGAACGAGGAGCAGAGGATAGCGCTGGGCTCTCAGGGATGAATGTGTCCTTGTACAAGAGCAAGCTCATTGCTTTACTGCTTTTCCACCAACCTGTTGTAAGCTTTATCTTCCAAAATGCCATTGGCTGTGTAGGGAGCAATGAAAGTCTTATTCCTGTTTATACCGAGTGCAGTAACAAGTAGTTGCCTTTTCATGGTTTCCATGTGAATGGCTAGCTGCACCGGTAAACCGCTGTTACCTCTCCAGACTCCTGCTCCTTAGCTAATGCGAATCTCTGTAAATTCTGAGCTTCACTGCATGCTAGCTGGTGTTGTGAGACAGGCTCAGCGGTTGTAACTACGTTCTGTCGATCAGGTGTTGCCACTCTTGTTTGCATTTCCTGATTTCTTGCACGCGCTTTATCTGCAGAGCTGCGGGTGGATGTGGATCAGCCAGCTCACCCGCTGCCCCGGGAAGGCAGTTCTTCCGAGTACTCCAGCTCTTCTTCCAGCCCCATGGGGATCCAGACGAGGGAAGAGAGCTCAGACAGCGCTGAGGAGAACGAGAGACGTAAGCAGAAACAACCAAAGAGGGTGCTTGTGCTGATCTGCTTTGTCTGGTGAAGCAATTGTATTTATAGATGTTTCTGTCCCTAGGTTTAGAGATTCACTTAGAGGGTTCAGAAAAGGAGAAGCCAGTGATGTTACTGAATCATTTCACTTCGAGCTCTGCCAGACCCACAGCTCAGGTCTTGCCAGTGCAAAATGATGCAGGCTCCAATCCGTCCGGTCACCTTGCTTTGCCAATGCAAATGATGTCAGCGGCCTCTACTCATATCACCCCCATTCGAATgctaaattcagtgcataaatcAGAACGTGGCAATGCAGACATGAAGCTACTTTCATCGTCTATGCATTCACTGCTGTctttagaagaaagaaataaagtttCTCCTGGACCTAGAGGCagcataaaaatggaaaagagctttggaaataCAGTGGTGGATGTAATGTCTGCATCTTCTCCCCATCAGCCCTTGCAAGTGCTTTCAGGGGCTGCTGAGAACAGTTCACCTACATCTACTATTAACTTTGGTCCTCGAACCAAAGTCGTACATGCTTCAGCTCTGGACAGAGTGATAAAAACAGCTCAGCAGCCAGGATTAATAGTAGAGACAAGTACTGCTGCCACTGTAACGTCCAGCACAGTCTTCCATGTGGCTCGCCCACCCATCAAACTCCTGGTGTCTTCTTCTGTTCCTACTGATTCTGCCATTGCCGGACAGACTTCCTGCTCCAGTAATATGCAAATAACGGTGTCCCCTGCAATAATAAATCCCCGGACTGCTCTCTATACAGCCAACACCAAAGTTGCCTTTTCTGCAATGAGCAGCATGCCAGTGGCGCCAATGCAAGGCAGCTTCTGTGCAAACAGTAACGCAGCCTCCTCCAGCAGCCACCCCTCCACGTCATTTGCAACCATGGCAAATCTGCCCAGCTGCCCTGCGCCCAGTTCCAGCCCCACACTTTCTTCTGTTGCTGAGAACAAtttctacagcagcagcagcagcagtagcagcagcagcagcagcagcagcggctctGCAGGGAGCATCCCAGTACCAAACCagaaccaccaccaccatcaccaccagcagcagcagccgcagccgcctGGGTGCATGGTGTGcagctcctgtgggtgcagtgggAACTGTGGTTCGAGTGGGATGACCGTCAGCTACGCTAACTATTTTCAGCACCCCTTTTCAGGACCTTCAATGTTTACTTTTCCATTTCTGCCCTTCAACCCTTTGTGTAGTAACGGCTATATCAACACGCAGCAGTACAACAGCAGCACGACTTTTCCAGTGGTCCACACTGCTTACAACAGTGGCCTAGCACCGGACTCTGTAATGAGCGGGCAGTCCACGTTTGCGGTACCGCCAATGCAGAACTTTATGGCAGGGACGGCAGGGGTGTATCAGGCACAGGGAATGATGGGAAACAGCAATGGTTCGAGTCACAAAAAAAATGGGAATCTCTCCTGTTACAACTGTGGGGCCAGTGGTCACAGAGCTCAGGACTGCAAACAGCCTCCGATGGATTTCAATCGACAAGGTAAAAAGCAGCCGTGGGGCCTGACGCGGGAGCTGGCTTACGTGCAGAGGGCTGGGTTTTTGCCAAAGGGAATTGCTGCGCACCCGAAGGGCAGAAGGCAGCGTGATGGCAGTGGCTTGTCTTTACATTCAGTTTTCACTTACTtacataaaaaaaatcttgttcttGGAAGTTGGTGGGTTTGAGCTAAATTTACAGAAGTTGACGCTTACTTGTGCACAGATCCAGGGCGAGGGAAAAGGCCCGATTAAGGCCTCTCCTGCGGTTTGGGTAAGACTACGCTGCTCTGCAGGTCTGGTGCTGATTTCCTGCGAGGGCTGGAGCGCGcgctgggagagggagggagttTCCGTAGACAGACTGCAGCAGAACTTTTGCTGCTTATTAATTTGTAATCCAAGCGACCTTTGGTTATCATTTCAAGTTCTCCTGGGAGTTTACAAGCTGAGCATCTCTGTTCCCCCTTCCCCTTCATTTCCCAAAACAGTTACATAAATGAAGGATTGCTCTCCAAATCCCCGTGAAGGTCCTGTGTTGGTGTATGCGCTATGCCTACTCCGCAGGGCATGGTTTTGCACTGCTGCAGCATGGGCTGCTCCTAGGAGGGACTGGAAACCCTTAATTCAGAGCAGGAAACAACTGAGAGAGAAATGTGACTTTACGAGGAACACTTTCCAGTGCCTTTTCTTATTTTGACTGACATATTGTTTTAAGATCATTTGCATGTGGTATaaacttaaaaaatgaaatataaacttTTGACTGGAGCAAATAATACTTTACATCGTGTCTTGCCTATGACATAAGCCTGTATTCATTTTTATACAATGCAGACCAGGCCTTCAGCATTTGAGTGTTATAAATTAACAAGTGACCAGTTTTGAGGCAGCAATTTCCAGCAGTGCTAAAATGTAAATAATTAGTGGAGTTTCTGTGACTAATATTGTGACAGTGGCCAAttggaaaaaaatgtcatttcCTCAGTCAGTCCTAATTCAGAGAAATTCAGCAATGTAGTCTGCTTCCTTTTAAAGCTGAATTTCATTTAATTAATTACATTCCCAGACTAAGTTTTGCCTGCCCTAAAACTGTACGAGTGAGTAAaactatgtttttattttcatttctgctgGCAGTGGGCATATGCTTGTTAGTCTCTTCTGGTGGTGAGGTTGGCTGCTGTAACGTTGCATAACACGTCTCATAAGAAGCAAGTTGTTCTAAAAAGTTTTGAGGTGTAACTGGTATGAAAATGCTGATGTTTAATTCTTCTCTTTCGTCTTCCTTAGGTACTTTTAGGCTGAAATATGCTCCTCCATCTGAAAGTCTTGACTCCACAGACTGATATTTTATCTGGCAAGAAAATACTGTAAGCCATGGAGATATAAGGAGATTGAAATACAAAACTGAGACGTCCAGTTGCTGTTAAgcttaatgtattttttaatccAAAGGTGCTTTACTTTATTAGACTAGGTAGAAAATCTAGCTTAGGGGTGCATCAAACCCATTTTTGATTGCCAAATTCAAGCTTGGATCTTGTCGTTGGAACTTCTCACTACGTGTCATAGGACTGATGCGTACTGGAGGGATGGTGGAGCTGGCCAGCTGCATTTTCTGTTGCAAGTACGACATCCTATGTATTTTTTTGCTGGAGAATGTTGCCATATTTGGACTTTCTAAGATGAAACGTCTCACTCCAGGGCAGCTACATTCTGAAGTGAAAGCTGGAGGTCGAAGGTAGGAGCGGCCGTTCGCCAGAAGGACTTTGGCACCCCTGGGCTAGGTAAAATGTCTACTTTTTTTCAAAAGTGATCAGGCACTAATCTCTGGGATTTTTAAGGATTGCACTACAGAAGAATGTAAAACTCTTCAAGCTTTCTGCACTTTTAGCAGACAGTGTCACTCTGAGACCAGTGCAAGAGGCAAAGAAGTTCCAACTTTTAAAAATTGGCACCAGCAGGCTATGTGACTTACTACACAATAAAAATCTTAAATAagtctctcctttcccttccaaaaGAACACACATGGCAGTTTCGGTTCCTTCTGGAAACAAACTTATGCTTCATTGTCTCACTTATTGCTAGATAGTGCTGGGTTACCAGCAGTGGAATAAACTTAGTTTCCAAGGGTCCAAGTCCCAGAGACTCCAGAGTCATAAAGGCTTCAAGGATATTTTCCGGTAATACACAACCAACCTTTACGTCCTGTTACTGTATATAGGTCTCTTTCACAGAAACCTTATTATTCTGCTTTTGTAAATGAATTTTAAACCATCCTAAAAATGAACTCTGACAGCAGAGTTTGTAAGCTTTTGCTTTACTTTATATAAAAAAACCTTTGACTCCTACCCCAAGGCTTTTGCTACAGGATTCAAGAGTGGTAGAAGTCAAACATGTAAAAGGTAGTAAACTTCATTATTATCAAGACTTTGAAGGATTTATTGTCAGCCTCCTTCGTTGCAATAGATTGTAGATGACTAGCTTTGGTGTTAACTACTTAGCGTACATAATTTGTGGATGACAAATCTAAATTAGGACTTGAGAGGAAGCCAAACAAATCTTGGACTGCTAATTTGAAACGGTTTGGTTCTGTCTTGTTGAAAGAAGATACTAATCCTCATGGCTCACCCAAGGAATTTGACACCATGAAATGGGTGAGGCCTCCTCTTTAAAACATGTGTGACATAGAGATATTTGCATAATGTAATttggaagacacttttaaagtcTGAAGCCTTGTTTACACTTGGAGATTATTTCTTACACCAATTTAAACCACACCAGGATGGGATAGTATTTGTAGTGCTGCAGCTTATTTTGACTTGAAAATGAGAAAAGTCATATCAGTGAAAGAGGTTTTAAAGTCGTGCAGAGCTGCTCGAAGGAAATCAGGCCTTAGCAATGAAACATCAGTGTGAGTCGTTAGTGCGGTAGCTTGACAGTCAAGACCTTCCTGGACCATGGTAATGGGAAAGAAATGTTCTGGGCCATCCTTCGGTCCCGTTTTCTGAAGGAGGGCAGTCATCAGCTTCACCAGCGAGGCAACCACTGCTGGTCAGGACAGGGATAGAAGAGCATCACTAGAGAGGCATTGTAACCCGAGATGGCAAGAAACCAGACTTGGAACCAAACTTAGTCCAGGTAGCTATTTGGAGGTCATACAGTTTTTGGCTTCATGGAAACCAAAGTCTAAATTTGTGTaacatttggtttaaaaaaaaaaaaaagttatttctatgCAATGAAAAAATTTCAGATTTGTGTATTCTCAACCCAGTTCACACTACACACAGTATTACATACACTGTTGCAATGCTTACGTTTGCTCCGCCTGTGTTTTGAGGAGGTTACctgtattgtactgaacaactTTCAGACCTGTAACACTAAAGTGATGAAAACTGACAATGCAATTTACTTTGCCTTAATGAGCTTGAGACAATGGTAGGAACAATCTGTCATACTGTATCATGTTGAAGGAAATGTGTGGTTTTCACTTACGATGTTTACTCTTTACAGCTTTGAGGGTCTCTCCAGTGGCCTGGAACATGTGCTGAAAGCCAAACTTTaacattttttcactttttttaaacaatattttaaaactgaattgtATTTAAATAAACTGTATTTCAACACACATGCAAGTGTTAAAACCCTTTCTCAAAATAGCAAaaatcaacagcaaaaaaaaaacccaacccattTTCTATACtagttgcattttgttttaatgcCCAGGCTGGGAACGTAGTCTTGTCAAATATTCATCACAAAGTCAGAACTGTAACAAAAGGACTATAGAATTGAACTTCTGTCCAGCAAACTTCTTGAAAAAACTGTTTCATTCCTATCTTCAGAGCTTTCTTTGGGATTGTTTCCTTTGTGTGAAGTTAAGGCTGATGTTTCTTAAAGTGGCTTATGTGTACTTATAGGTAACATTTTTAAGTGGTGAAGTCTGATTTTAGACTAAGTTCAAATTCAGAAGTCTTGAGTACCTTAAAGCAGCATGAGTTTAATACAGAACTGTTTGATGAGCCAGCACCAGTTACAGAGCCTTCCCTAAATCAAAGTGAGTTGTGGCTTCAGATCTGCTAGTGAACGCTGTTCACTTTGTACCAAGAACAACCAAAGTGGGTAAGTCTAAACAGAGCACTTTAGTTCCATAAAATAATCCTTGATCTGTGTTTAGAAGGCACAAATCCATCTTTTCTCCCCCCTCAAAAGAAGGCAGCTTGCTTTAATATAGTAGTTCCAGCTTCAGTAGCTGAAAGAACCAGTTCTTTAAACctatttttatatattgaaaGATGGAGATTTCAAAGTATGCTATTTATTCGTATCTTTGtcctaaaaatataaaaaggattTGTTCTCAGAGTGGCTTTCACTGtggaataaaaatgatttttaaaaatgtaagacaAGGGAATCCCAAGTCATTTCCCTGCAGGGGCACAGAGACATTTCAGGGATGAGGCTTCCTTTGGTGGAGTAAGTGATGTGCAGTGCAGTTTCAGCGGGATTTTCCACTTGgaagtggtggtggtggaaaTGCCAGAAATAGAATGGAATTTCCAGCAAACGCCTCATCACACTAGTCCGTAAATTAAACCGCAATAGTATGTCCTGTTTGACACTAAACAGTAGGAGATTGAACAAGGAAGACTCATTTTAGCAAGCAAGGTATTGATCACAGATTTCCATAATAATTTTCCGTAAAAGAACACATGTGAAGCTTCACTGTTAGTGAAACTTTTTAAATCGCGTATATATCCCAGTCATTAAACCTTGGCAAATTAAGCAACAAAGTTCCGAAATTAACTGTCTAATTACCAGACCTTTACCATTACCTCACATTTAGTATCGTGCTATTTCTCGCTGGCAAGCTTCAGAGTGAAGGTACTCAGAAGAAAACGTAGGTTGTGGTATTCGGCAGAGCAACTAGGTTAACGCTCCGCCCCGAAAAATAAGGCATGACCAGACCCCCCTGCATATAGTTAGCTGTTTATTTTTAACGTCATCAGGCCCAAAGGAGGTTTCTTAGAGGTCACAGGCCCTCGGAGCTGGGGATTTGGGGTAGCCTAGAGCTCCTGTCAAAGGAGCTGGAAGTGGGCAAACCTTGATAGAAATCAATGCAACTAAGCACTTGCAATAGCGTAGAAAACTATTTTGCTGGTTGAGGCCGAAGGTAAATGTAGCTACAGTAATCCTAACCAAGACCCATAACTTAAATCTGTTGTAACAAACCCTTGGAACTACCTGTTTGCTCTCTTAAATTCTTACATAAGCAAGAAACGTGTTGGTACTGAAGCAGAAAGCAAATCCTGTGTGTTTTCAAGTGCAGATTAACAGCTTCTCTTGGACATAACTTTCCACTAGGAATGAAGGAAACTCCTGCTCCCATTTGAGCCATTTCTTTTACTTCAGTCAATTCTAGTATTACAAATTGTGCATGtaactttataaatattttaaatagttttgtaaatatttaatattcagcTAATTTGATTTTGAATTGTAAATGTCAAGTATTCTGGTATTGggatttttatgttttattatacTTTGTTAAAAGTAAAATTGTACATTTTTAGAATGTTTTTATCTGAGTAAATTTAATGTATGGaaaataaagagttaaacagaATCCCTcaagaattatttatttattttatagggGCTTCATCCCTTTTGGGCCTTCTCCAGCTTGGCCATTGCCAGGGActttttttattccctttattACTTTTGCGCTCTCTCCACCCACAGACATCTGCTAGTGAATCAGAGCTGTTGCAGTGCTTGCAATTGCTCTCCACCAGTTGAGTCAGCTCCTGGCTAAGCCCAGCTGCTCTGAAAGGGTTCAGGTTTGCTTCTTCTTGTTGTTTTAAGAGCTGCCATGGCCCGAGTGTTGCTGCACCAAGGCCCAGCAGTCTGCCTGATGTTACAGGGAAGGAGAGGGTGTAGGGATCAGTAGGGATCGGGATGAGCAGGGAAGCTTTGTGCTCCGTTCTGCTGGAACACTGCAGCTGAGCCTCAGGGCTCTGGCTAGTCCATCCCTAAGAAGGACATTGGCACTGACAGCAAAGGGAGATACAATTCCGAGTAAGCACCAGGAATTGCTAACTCCTGTTCTTAAACCTTGTCTCCAGTGACCTGCAGTCAATTCCTGATGAGCACAAAGTCCAGCTCTTGAAAGGAAGCGCATTAGAAGTCTGCCGCTGGGATGACGTTGGTACAGTAGGAACAGAAACAGATAATACAGGGTATCAGAACATGTCAGTGCACAGGCAGCTCCCAGTCCTTTCATTAAAGGGAGTAACATCCATCTAGAGATTAGAACTGCTTTAGAGGGCCATTACACCTGTAATTCCTCCTTCCAGATAGTGAAAACTCCCATCTAGTGCTAATACTGCTAATCAGTATTAAAGGTTTCAGCACAAGTGCCTAATCTTTGTCAGCAGGACCTAGTTCACTGCCTTGTGTGCTTTGAAACAGGTGGAGTTAAACATTTGTAGAGAACAGCACAGGGAGGTCTAAGAAAGCTGTCTGTAAATAACCACACAAGCCATAATTAAGTTGGGATGTAATCCATCCATATCAGCActgtattaattttaaaaaagcaacatttgTACAGGAATATCAGTCAATCACGTCGTAATTACAAGTATGGTTGTCAGTTATGAGTTAAACAATTTCTTACACAAAACTAAACATAGGACAAGCTGCATT encodes:
- the ZCCHC14 gene encoding zinc finger CCHC domain-containing protein 14, with amino-acid sequence MVEKRCPRLQRDGVYRWFSELPSPQRVEFLCGLLDLCIPLELRFLGACLEDLARKDYHSLRDSEIKANNPADLGSLTNLTDEVVRSKLLVSLALLGSAHREAAGVLFRTLTHIDSVINNYGLQLNEGRTGDEFLLLFTMASNHPAFSFHQKQVLRQELTQIQNIMASTSKNPGTSTLNTMATYPGCHKVAPRSETPINSVSNSLENVLHTSTHSIEESLPKRPSGKHSKVSVEKVELKGLAHKKNERNVEYSFEVLWSDSSVTLVTKSSIEVTEFISKLSQLYPEENLEKFIPCLAGPDSFYLERNHIDLESDLRYLAPLPSHVVKNDHVRKFFSTSSPSQQLQSSNPGNPSIYKVGTTLGTSGRPICGVAGIQSSQNHVQHPAAAPVALPHCSHSGGTGSSLAYRTQMDASSPMLMSSSPQTPQTQEQNGILDWLRKLRLHKYYPVFKQLTMEKFLSLTEEDLNKFESLTMGAKKKLKTQLELEKEKSEKRCLNPTTPSSVTSSGVARVPPTTHVGPIQSIRGNHAAELRVDVDQPAHPLPREGSSSEYSSSSSSPMGIQTREESSDSAEENERRLEIHLEGSEKEKPVMLLNHFTSSSARPTAQVLPVQNDAGSNPSGHLALPMQMMSAASTHITPIRMLNSVHKSERGNADMKLLSSSMHSLLSLEERNKVSPGPRGSIKMEKSFGNTVVDVMSASSPHQPLQVLSGAAENSSPTSTINFGPRTKVVHASALDRVIKTAQQPGLIVETSTAATVTSSTVFHVARPPIKLLVSSSVPTDSAIAGQTSCSSNMQITVSPAIINPRTALYTANTKVAFSAMSSMPVAPMQGSFCANSNAASSSSHPSTSFATMANLPSCPAPSSSPTLSSVAENNFYSSSSSSSSSSSSSSGSAGSIPVPNQNHHHHHHQQQQPQPPGCMVCSSCGCSGNCGSSGMTVSYANYFQHPFSGPSMFTFPFLPFNPLCSNGYINTQQYNSSTTFPVVHTAYNSGLAPDSVMSGQSTFAVPPMQNFMAGTAGVYQAQGMMGNSNGSSHKKNGNLSCYNCGASGHRAQDCKQPPMDFNRQGTFRLKYAPPSESLDSTD